CACTACTcccaaaaaaaatctaaaactttaattttttttgaaaaatatttcaaaatttaaaactttctttttttacCCCACCCCACCCTCACCGCCCCCTCACCCCTAGCccaacaaaaaaatttaaaaaatttattttttaaaaatatttcaaattttgaaagtttcatttttttatcCCACCCCTACTCCAACCCCCTTACCAATCCCAACCCCACAAGTaaccccccacacacacacacacacaccaaaaaaaattaattatttttaaaaaatatttcaaattttgaaaattttatttttttatccacCCCCATCCCCCCCACCccccacaaaaaaaattaaaaatttatctttgaaaaatatttaaattttgaaaatttcattttttcacCCTACCCCGCCCCActccccaaaaaaataaaaaataatattttaaaaagtcaaattatttgaaagttagGTCTGGAGTCGGGTGTAGTCGGATTTCGATTCGAAAGTCAGAATAGAGTTTAGATTTGTAAGTTGAAAGTTGAGTTGGGTCCCACATCAGGTGTCAAGGTCGGATCCAGAGTCAATTACTAGGGTTGATTTTCATGTCAGAAATTATTttcctaaaagaaaaaaaattctctctagccaaaaataaaagatattttctaaaaaatattttcattcactaaccaaacaatagaaaatatttttcgtaaAATATTTGTTTCTTACCAACCAAATATGGCCGGAcacttccccggaccctgcgcataacAGAAGTTTTAGTGCACTAGGCTATGCTTTTTtaccaaccaaacatgaaaaaataaattagaaactaacttattttccaagaaaatattttctaggaaaatattttccttcataccaaacacaccctaagaaactaaaagtaataaataagTACTGATTGTTTTGAAAGTTGGCACTAGTGGATGTCCCACTAGGCAACTTGCCTATTAAGTTGTATCATGTtgtggctataaatatagccaagATATGAAGATAGTAACACACATACAGATACAAAAATTTctttactctctctatattctcttactttcttttctttataaaattgccaagttagttaattttataacacgttatcagaaCGAAACTCTAATTTTCTCCAGATAAactaacttctatatcaggtatatctactgaagaaattttattttagttgtcttttctatttctaaaattaatttctatatcaatttttatcatgtcaaatttatcaaaacttgagtttATGACACTTGACAtttctgaaaaaaattattgatcatGGATCTTTGATGCTTAAATTCACGTTGACGCTAAAGATTttggtgatactattaaacaagatAATAACGCATCAAGTCAAGATAAAGCAAAGGCCATGATTTTTCTccgtcatcatattcatgaaggattaaaaactgaatatttaattgtaaaagaccctcttgaattatggactaatttgaaggACCGATATCACCACCTAAAACTTACGGTGTTACCAAAAGTCCGATATAACTGAATACACCTtcgatttcaaaattttaaaactgtgatagagtataattctgctatcCACAAGGTCAATttcatgttaaaattatgtggagattctatcactgatgatgacttacttgagaaaactctttccacttttcacgcttcaaatgtattgctacaacaacaatatcgtgAAAAGGGATTCAAGAagtattctgaattaattatatgCCTACTTGTGGTTGATCAAAATAATACTTTgttgatgaaaaatcatgaagtccGTCCTACTAGGTCTGCTCCATTCCCTTAAGCGAATGTTGTAGCAGCGCATAATCAATTAGAattaagataaaataattattgtgtCCGTGGTCGTGGACGTGGGAGAGGACGAAATAATTAACgtcatcatgaaaataaatatgagaacaataaagttcctcaaaataaTTCTTCCATAGGTAAATCCAATATTTATCACCAGtgtggtatgaagggtcattgggcACGTATATGTCGTACGCCCGATCATTTTGTGAAATTTTATTAAGCCTCtctcaaaagaagagataataatATGGAGGCGAACTTGAATTTTtggaatgatgataatgaagcaactccctcaaataaatatgaagatattgaggGGAATCTAgcttataaagatgatgatttCGGAGATCTAttaaatattactcatttgaaaGCTGAAGActttatgagttgattgaggaACTGATCATCTAACTgggataaatattataaaaataattattgttttcttcttaAGTTTGATATTATGTTGTCGTTCGTAAAATTGTTTCATAAGGCAGTGCAATTTATTAAGAgattttatgttgttagtttttcacgttcttataatgtatctttttatttgtgaagaatataaaaattccctagtcatcagttggatccaaaatcaattatgatgatatgtgtcgTATTGATAGTGTCACAACGTACactattttaaaagataaaaaatatttctcttatttgattataaAAGAAGCTAATATTAATACAATAACTGGTAGTACAAGATTAATTAAAGAATCCGGAAAAGCTAAAGTTATACTTGTCGGAGGaataaatttaacaattaatgaagcattatattgtagtaagtctcaaagaaacttattaagtttcaaagatattcgtcaaaatggttatcatattaagactacaaatgatgaaaagaatgaatatctttacattactATAATGATGTCGGGCAaaaagtttatacttgaaaagttatCCGCTCTTTCATCCGGTTTATACTTCATAAGTATTAGCATAGTTGAAACACATGTCATAGTAAATCAAAAgtttactaactcaaatgattttattatgtgGCACGACCGATTGGGCCATCTCGgttctaatatgatgcgcaaaataattgagagttcagATGGACACTCTTTTAAGAgccaaaagattcttcaatttaaagaattctcttgtgttgcatgttctcaaggcaaattgattactagatcatcagtaatcaaagtgggCATTGAATTCCCAAtatttctggaacgtatacatggtgatatatgtgggcccattcacccatcatgtggaccatttaaatattatatgattttaatagatgcatctgcaagatggtcacatgtgtgcttattatcaacttgtaatatgacatttgcgagattacttgctcaaataatcaagttaagagcacaattttcagattatgcaataaagacaattcgtcttgataatgctggtgagttcacatctcaagcatttaatgattattgtttgtctATTGGGATAACAGTTGAGCATCcagttgctcatgttcatactcaaaatggtctagcaaaatcattgattaaacgtctccaattaattactagaccaatgcttatgagaacaaaatttctcatttcattatggggtcatgccattttgcatgcagcaagtcttgtgcggatcagacccacaagttatcataaagtctcCCCATTACAATTGGTTTTTGGACAGGAGCCGAATATTTTccatcttaaaatatttaggtGTGCAGTATATGTTCTGATTGCTCCACCACAACgcactggagatttatttactgcaagatttgctgattgacattttgatgaatcagtatacccagcattagggggagaaaatatgcagctgaaaaaagaaataaattggaatgcattatcactatctcatttagatcctcgtacaaataaatgtgaattggaagttcaaaagataattcatttgcaaaatattgcaaatcaactacCAGATGCATTACTaacctatcaagagttactaaatcttATATCCCAACTGCTAATGCtccaattcgagttgatgtTCCAATAGGACAATTAAATaatgcaaatgagtctaaaccatatttaaAACGTGGTAGACCAATCGATTCCAAAGataaaatcctcgaaaaagaaaagaagtaaataatcaagatggtcatgatatgacagaacctgctcaagaagagcgaggagacataacaattgataaaatcttggaagaaattaaggcgcctgaaaataataaagaaatttcactaaattatgtctcatcaaaaaaaatatggaaccgaaataatgtaattttcgacaatagttttgcttataatgttgttatggaaataatgcaacaaaatgaggatcttgaatcaaaatctgtcgatgaatgtagacagaggaatgattgaccaaaatggaaagatgcaattcaagttgaattagcttcgCTTGAAAAATGCGAAGTTTTCGGACCAATAGTCCAAACCCCTAAAGGTGTAaaatcagttggctataaatgagtttttgtgcaaaaataaaatgagagaaatgaaattataagatacaaagcacgccttgttgcacaaggattctctcaaagacccggggtcaactatgagGAAACGTATTCACCtattatggatggaataacttttcgatatctcatcagtttagctgtacatagaagtcttgaaatacatctaatggatgtagttacaacttacctttatggttcacttgataatgaaatttacatgaaaatcacaaaaggattaaaattgcccgaagcatgtaataagtctcgggagatgtactcaatgaaattgcaaagatcattatatagtttgaaacaatcagggcgaatatggtacaatcgtcttagcgaatatttgctaaaagaaggatataaaaatgatccaatttgcccttgtgtctttatgaaaaggtctaAATCTGAATTtttcataatagcagtatatgttgatgatttgaatattattgaaactccaaaagaactttcaaaggcagtaaaatgtctgaaaaggGAGTTCGAAATGAAAGACTTCGGAAAGACAAatttttgtcttggtctacaaattgaatattttgcaaatgagatatttgtccatcaatcaacatatatagaaaatattttaaggaaattttacatggataaagcacatccactgagtaccccaatgattgtgagatctcttgatattaataaagatccatttcgacctcatgaaaataatGATGAGTTTATTGGggctgaaataccatatcttagtggtgcattaatgtatcttgccaataattctagaccagatataacTTTCGctataaacttgttaacaagaTTTAGTTCTTTCCCAATGCGAaaacactggaatggaattaaacatatattcagatacctccgaaggaccattgatatgggattttTTTACTCGAATGAATCTCcttcacaattgattggttacgcTGATGCGAGATATTTGTCTGAttcccataaaggtcgatcacAGACatactatttatttacatgtggcaGTACATCTATATCATGACGTTCAATAaaacaaactatggttgccaatTCTTCAAAGCATGCAGAGATAGtaacaattcatgaagcaagtcgagaatgtgtttggttaagatcaataacacaaaacattcaagaaacatgtggcctttctttgaaaagagacattccaacaatattgtatgaagacaatgctacatgtatagctcaattgaagggaagatacatcaaaggagacagaacaaaacatatttcaccaaaattcttttttactcatgaccttcaaaagaagggtgaaataaatgttcaacaagttcgttcaagtgataatttagtagatatgttcaccaaggcattgccaacttcaacctttgagaaattgagatataagattggaatgcatcatcttcgagatattaaatgatgtcttcatcagggggagtataaTACGTGCTGCACTGTTttttccttagtctaggttttgtcccactgggttttcctggcaaggtttttaatgaggcagcactcaaggcgtattatcatatatatgtactcttttttcttcactaggctttttctcACTGGGATTTtcttagtaaggttttaacgaggcacaacatatATGGGTATTcaggataactatgtatattgttttcttgtaaagttttttttattacacGTGAACATCCAAGAGGGAGTGTTTTGAAAGTTGGCACTAGTGGATGTCACACTAGGCAACTTGCCTATCAAGTTGTATCATGTtgtggctataaatatagccaagTTATGAAGATAGTAACACACATACAGATACGAAAATTTctttactctctctatattctcttactttcttttctttataaaattgtcaaattaattaattttataacacTAATGGATATATTGAGCATTAAAAACATTACTTGCATTTAGACCTTATGTTTGCACTAAAACTAGTACTCCATTTCCCATTGGGTAATAGAGTATTAATaactctctttctttctaaAGTCCAACCTTTTTACTCTAATAAATTCTTTTATACAACACGTAGATGATACTCTCATTCTACAAGAAGTTTTGTTTCAAAGAAAAGGTGTTGTTTTTCTCCCTCCGATTTACTTATCAaatcttttttaatttgatttttttttgtttttaattttgacaaatcaagaaaaaatatttttttttattgaatcttcaatttattaacattgagttaatatctttaaaaaaatatagtgagTAAGTAAGTTTAAAATTCTATCAATTAATAGAGGTAAAATTGTAAACTCATTATATCAATCATTGTTTTCTTGAGTTAAATTACTAATCTCTTCGTCCCATattagttgtcatgtatattaaaaatatttatttcaaaataattttcaatttaaacaatcaagagaattaattatctattcTAAATTTTGCCcttagcattaattattctacaaTTAAGAAGGCACGTAAATAGATagatattaataaattaataaataatatattaatcaaataacgctcctaattaatgttttcttaaaaattgtataaaattttATCACGTAAATAGATagatattaataaattaataaataatatattaatcaaataacgctcctaattaatattttcttaaaaattgcaTAAAATTTTATCACGACAACTAAAAAAGAGCAACTAAAAGAAACAGACGGAGTACAGTACTAGCAAaacaagtaaataaataaataaaagaaaagattgTTGAATAGGGAAGGCAAAGAAATAAGAAGTGTGGAAGAGTCATTGAGCCGATCATCCTTTCCCATTCACTCTCACCACGAGATCGGCAGCACAATCCACCAGATCTGACACCCTTTTAATCCTTATTTTTATTTGGATAGTAAACAGAATTCTTCTACTTTGCTATGTCAATCTGAATGTGTAGATTCTGTTTCgggaattttatttatttatttttggggaAGAGGAGGTTATGGATTGGGAAAGGAAGGTGAATGGCGGAGGAGGAGATTATAATCTGACATCCTCTTCTTCGGGTGGCGATGGTTGTAGTAGTATGGGTGGAGGATTCAGTTATATACAACACCCAGTTTCAAAATTTGACACCCTTGCTGGCGTAGCAATCAGATATGGCGTTGAGGTAAAATAATTGTTACTCTTCTCTGATTATTGTGGAGTCGAATAGTTGATGCTCATAGCAAGTTGTTTTGCTAGTTATGTATATTGCACAACTAAAACTGAACCCAAACTAAGAAAAGGTGTTATAGTGATTTTCTTTTCACTATCTTCTATCTTTTACCTTTTGAAACCAACTGACTAGAGGGCTGATTCTTGGGAACTTTGTAACTGATTCTGTGCAGTAAAGTGATCAGCTATTTTGTTGTCAATCtgtgttttgcttattctatcaTTTTGGCACTTGGAAATTGTTAAATTTGAAGTGGCTGATACAATGCCCTTGCATTTTTCAGGTGGCTGATATTAAAAGGATAAATGGCCTGGTATCAGATCTCCAAATGTTTGCTCTAAAAAAACTTCATATACCGTTACCGGGGAGGCATCCGCCATCGCCGGTCATATCAAATGGTCAAGACACACAACGGTATTGCTCAAAAATCTTCAGTTAGTGGTGTTTCTTTCCTTCCTCTTTTCACTAGGCTAATGATTGATACAAGACTTTCATGTCTAACGAACTATAAATTTGTGATCTATTCTTTTGTATTTCTGGTTTAGATGCGAGTCTTATTGCTTGCTTATGCATGACCCATTGCTATCATAAAATCTTGTTTTTAATACATATGGATACAGTGACCATATACTTTCTCTATTTTGTATTGTGCCCAACTGCATTTTAGCCTCCGCACAAAGTATTAGGAAATTGATTGTTATTTCATGCATGTAAacgatatccaaaatttatGTCTGTAAGTTACTTGCTGCACTCTAGGTAAGATAGTTCTtgaaaatttctttcaaaatcgAGCTGCCTTAGATTTTGTGTTCTTCTAATACGTTAAATCTTTGAGGTTACCTTCTGCCAAATTGAATTTACTCCCTATTTGTTAATTTGATGCTTATCCATCTATAGATCAAAATTTTGATTGGGGACCAATTCAATGTTTATATTTATGCTTCTCTAGCTACTTGAATCATATCTTTACTGGTCTTATGTGTCATATTGAGGTGAACCAACCTTTCTTTGCTTCTGAATTTATATAGGACTTGCTTGGTCTAGATTTTGTTTGATGGACCCTGTGAAAGCAAAGCTTCTAACAAATCCAAATAGCTTAGGTAGAACATATGTTGCTCGGAGCCTCCAAATGGCTGCCGCATCTGTGTTGGATTCCCCAAAAATGAAtaacttttggaggatccgacataGTCAACGacatttttctttttggaggatccgacaaaCAGCCGACGACTTTTTTCTAGGATCCAAGCAACATAGGATAGAAGTACTTTTCCTTACACTAGGACTAATGGATCTCCTACTGCAATTTGGTGTACAAAGTTTGTGGGCAATCTGTTTTCCGGAAAATAGTGAATAGTTAGTTGTACACCAGCATTATTTGACCATATCTGTAAAAGTAAGTAGAGATTGTGTGTCAAAGAAACCAAGCTGTTCATGAATGATTACTTCGGCTTATTCATTTAAGTACTTGGGATCAGCTTGATATACTTggatttatttattgatgagtCATGCTTTGTAAGTGCTTTTGTAAGTGATGATTTTACGTGATTTTCTCACGTCCTTAGTCTTGAAGAGAATAGCAGAGATTCATATCAATCACAAAGCGAATGCTTTTGTTTTTTCCTGTTTCAAGATTGATAAGCTTACTTAGCGAATGCTTTTGTTTTTTCCTGTTTCAAGATTGATAAGCTTACTTGGGTTGTCTTTACGAGAAGTTTCTTGCATGTGTAACTATTGTCTTTTCGTACACCTTCACAAGTCAGTTAGTTCTTCCCTCAATATCCAATACCGAAGGGAGAATTACTGTCTTACATGAGACACCTCTTAAGAATAAGCTACGAACATCATCTAACAAACTAGACGTGGATGGCATTTGGGCCCTGAGAAAATGTAGGGAACTTGTTCTATGCAGTTTCAGGttaagaattcaaagtgacaaAAAAATGAAGGATGTGTGATAATGAGAGATCATAAGGCTTTTATCACTAATCTGGCCTGGACAAGCTGAGAGGAGGAACCTGAACTCTGTTTGAAGCTCATGCTTTTGAAAAATTACATGTTTCAGCAGGAACTGTTTTATGGACCTGTTGAAGTTACATGTTTGGGGAATGTATTAAGTTGATTTACCTCTACATTGAGTATTTGTATGATTGTAACTACATGCAAAATTGACGTaattttatttgtcttattCAACGCCAAGAACCTGAAAACGTCGTTTCATATACGGAAGGTTGTCCCCTTGGTTATTTTACCTTTGCACACTATGATCTGCAATAGTGACTAAGTGTGACTTCTTTCTTTGCAGACCTCGCAGCTCTGAGCAGACCTCTTCAAGTCGTCGATACTCTGATATATTCGATTCATTTCAGTCCCTGAAACTGAAATCCTCTCCCCAGCCAAAAGTTTCACCAGCCATGAGCAGCTTACAAGGATATTATGGTCTTAAACCGCCAGATCAGAAAGCTGCATGTGAAGGATTTGAAATGGCAGTGTATCATAAGGGAGGATCACATTATTTAGAAGATGGCCCATTTTACACATCCTCTCCTCTTTCAGATCCACCACTTAGTCTTCAGAGAAAATCTAAGAGTGTAGCTAATGGATTTATGTCAGAGAATGGAGTATCTGCAAATCATCTATCAACACAAGACTGCAGAGACAATGGTTCGGATAGATGGTTTGAGAAATTAGTGAGAAGGCGTCAAAAGTCGGAGACTGATTTCACACGTACTCCAGAAATGCTATTGAAGGAAGATAACAGCAACAGTGGCTGGTTTTCAGCCGTCACTGGCAAGGGCTTAGCTTTGAGACCCAAGTCAGCTAATCGAACTCTCTCTGGAGCAGATGCTGAAGCGAATTCAATAAGTCCTATTCCTATTGGCTTGGGGGATTCTTTACTAAACAACAGCGCATCTGTAGTTAGGAAGTCATCAAGTACATCGAATTTGCAGGATTCAGATAGCGGTACATTGTCTTCCCTGTGGAATTTGAAGCCAGATTTTCAAGCAATTTCTACTGCAGCCATTACTAAGCCAATCTTTGATGGGCTACCTAAACCAATTACAGGTCGAAGAAACAAGGCCGCCCTCGATTAGCTTATTTTTTCTGCATTAGCTGCGTAGAAGTTCTTTTCTTCAATACTTTAGACGGAGCATCCTCTGGTGAAGTGATAAATGCCGAATTCAAGATAGAAGCAGACACTTTGGTTATCTCATGGTAAAATAAGCTTCCTTTGGTTTATGAATTTTGGTTTGGGCATGTTCATATCTTCCATTGGTGATGTTGAAGTGTCCTCAGAATTAGTTGAGATTTATAGCAGAACCAAACAATGCTGAAGAATTGATTTTTTGCTATAGCATGGTAATGCATCTCGTTCAAATAGTCACAGCAGATGTATATTAGGCATTTGAGTTCATTGAATCTGAAATGGGGAAAGAGGATATTGTTTATACGTGGATTATATGATCCGTACATCGTCACTTTACATAGTTTGTGTTTTATTTCATCGTCTATTCTTCTGGAGAGGggattgataattatttttctattgaaattgctaatctttttattttttcaatcaaGAAGCCTCAATTTAGGCCATTCTTGCATGTGATAATTCGTGTGGAATTTGACCCATAGGTAGAGTCCTTCCTTTGGAGCAACTATGACATTGAGAGTTAAATGGGAGAGTAGTTCAAGAAAGTAGCAAAGCCCTTGCGGGATTTATGACAGTGTCGGCAATGGGTTGAAAATTCAATGATATCTGACACTTTCATATTCTTCTCCTCGGACCATCCCACCCAATTGATGCCCAAGAAAAGGATGTGGATAGCATCATGTCAGAATTCAGAAATGTGTACCAGAATACTTCTGAGTAAGGCGATTTTTGTTTTAGTTAGATTTATAGCTTAAACACACCgcataaagattttttttaaacattTGATACCAGGTTGGTTGCTATCTTTACCAGATTACCAGTTAATGCTTGTTAAAAAATcaccttaaaaataatttgattgGTGATCTGATTATATAAAATATCTTGACATAGTCTACACGTAGAACTTGAATAAGATTTAGAATGATTGTTACCAAGAATGTAAGCCACACGTTCGGGTTAGCATTTTGCATTTTCTGTTGCTAGGATATTTTTGATAACTGGTCCCTTAAAATAATGATCCCTTACAATGATTGGATTGCAACTATACCTTTATCACAATTTAGTGTCTGGCTAAAAGAGGCTCGGCATGGTTGTTTTCTGCAACCTTTCCCTTCCTCCTTTTTGACAATTGATTGTATGATAATACTTCTCATAAATTCCAACTAATTTCTTTACTGTTACCCCtttgtttcaaaataaatgtcattttttttgttgataaatAACAATATTATTAATCAGCAATGAACAATCAATACAAAATTTGCAAGCTAACATAGCTTGCTAAACTAACAATACACATCGAATAAGCAGGTGTGGAGCCACATTGTGGATAAGGGGTTCATTTGAATCCCCTTCGGCGAAAAATTACTCTTTATACAtggtttaaataattttttatgtataaatagtagatatCGAACCTCCTTCGTCTAGTTCGTGTGTTTActtcttcagattttgaacccccttattaaaaatccttgctctgtgtcacgacccaagcctagggcctagacgtgacatatcgaatgaggaacccgaaagtacctcaaacaaggctcttagcattcttttagcctttcatacgtaatgacaataaataaaaaaatgaaaatcataatagtaaatcttcaacttacatatgtccaacaatacctctaacttttagatttaacggggctaagacaagaccctagctcatcctcaatcataatagaaagaaatgacatagtaagtgtctaaagatctcaacatatcataagctagaaagataaaagagtattgttcctggaacatgggaactcaccaaaagtagccttcaaacgaaatttcaactagccacgtggatgagAACGAGGACGAGGAGGAACACCGATTCCTAAATGGtaatatcatataggcaaaagagtgtgcgttagtactttgaatataccaagtatgtaggcatgcatgacaAAGTAAAAcgtttaggacatttataaggtgaagtacataaatgagtgcatgcatgagtaatcaagtagatatcatttaaatcatacatatgtggatatatgcatgcatgagtaatcatgtaaataacatttgaaacgttcatttgtgggaagttgactataactgacattaagaccatgtgagctattacatggaatccaacataaccccctacgttggccgaggaatctacttgcctagggtagaactccatcaactttatatTCATTCTATagctttaagggctttcatggatccattagcctaagcctacaagggctcctatgttggcacatagttaatgagacaaggggttgctactaggatgaggaaaacccactacaaaatccatattcacagcttcccacttccaattagggatttcaatgtcttgggctaggccacccga
The sequence above is a segment of the Solanum dulcamara chromosome 11, daSolDulc1.2, whole genome shotgun sequence genome. Coding sequences within it:
- the LOC129874407 gene encoding uncharacterized protein LOC129874407, with translation MDWERKVNGGGGDYNLTSSSSGGDGCSSMGGGFSYIQHPVSKFDTLAGVAIRYGVEVADIKRINGLVSDLQMFALKKLHIPLPGRHPPSPVISNGQDTQRPRSSEQTSSSRRYSDIFDSFQSLKLKSSPQPKVSPAMSSLQGYYGLKPPDQKAACEGFEMAVYHKGGSHYLEDGPFYTSSPLSDPPLSLQRKSKSVANGFMSENGVSANHLSTQDCRDNGSDRWFEKLVRRRQKSETDFTRTPEMLLKEDNSNSGWFSAVTGKGLALRPKSANRTLSGADAEANSISPIPIGLGDSLLNNSASVVRKSSSTSNLQDSDSGTLSSLWNLKPDFQAISTAAITKPIFDGLPKPITGRRNKAALD